The Alnus glutinosa chromosome 1, dhAlnGlut1.1, whole genome shotgun sequence region TGGGAAGAAATGGAAGATTCTACCACTAAAATGCAGTAATTAAGAAGACCTTATATAAGACGTGGTATTtcaaagaggagagaaaaagcATGACGTCTTCTTCTAGCTTCCGCAGAGAAGGTTTCCAAGTAAGAACATGATGAAGCACAAAATTCATTGAACTGATCAACAAATAGAGTAAACCAGtacaaacaaaacagaaaaacaaggCTCTGTTACTTACTTACATACCCCCAAAACAGAGCACAAAACTAACCAACAAATCCTCATTTATGAACCAAAAcataacataaaacaaaaatatgtattcattatattattaactCAAACTCTTCATCATCTGATAACAAGATTATATTAAGATCAAGATTAATAATCCTCCTTTCTGTGCAAACTGATTCAGCGTCATCAGAGTCACTCCCATTGCCTTCAGGACGGCATGTTATAGAAAAATCACCAACTTTCCCATAGAACTACTGCTAGTCAGCTACCAACAGAATCTTTATTCACGAGCTGCAGTGCTTTGAGTTTGTAGTATGAATGATATGATCTCCACATCAACAGCAAAGAATCATCCCAAGTATATCTCTAGTTTTCTATTGCTCTGTTTGCCCCTGTTTTGGTATTCAGTTCGTCCAGTTGCTATTTTGTTGTTCGGTGTCCCTCTTATGCATCCCAATATGATGATTTTCTATGGATAAAACACAACTTGGCTGAAAactacccatttggacacgtgtccTACACTCGATGCCTGAGAACACATGGTGATTCATGGGAACGACAGAGAAGCCTCGGGCGTTGCAGTAAAACCATGTCGTGTCGCTTTGGGGCATTGTCTCTGGTTCTGTACATAAATAGAGCCCTTCAGCTCCTGTTCCTCAACTATGTCGCATTGCTAAAAAAACTTTGCTTCTGcttagattttgttttcttcactgTTCTTCTTCAGACAGAAAGATGAAGGTTCGTTCCACTTAATTTCAGCTTACTTAtactttttattgaaaaaggATACATATGATACAATGTTTTGAACAATGAAGGTAAATGAGAGAAGATCTCATGTTCGTACATCTGGGGAGGAAGAAAAGGTGATCATGACAAGGAAGCAAAAGGTAGAGAGCAACGAACAGGACGCAGAGAAATCTCCAAAATAGTCCAAGACTGAAAATGAATACGGCCAGCCAAACAAGAACCCATCAACTTTCCCACCAAACAATAACCCATTGGTCTGATTGTTACTATTCTTCACAGGGTTGATCAATAGTGTTGATGCAAGCCCTTGCAACTTGCCATGGATGCCCCATCAAGcttcttaaaataaatgtgattaaaacatcatcaaaatagaaaattgaGGAGACAGGGAAAGGACTCGCCCGTTTTGCTGAGCATGGATCGGAGTGAGCCCGATAAGATGACAATGGAAGATACATACTTGAGCCAGCAAATAAGAAACATAATATATGTGTGGTGGTCGGCACACGTGAAGACCCTGCGGGGGCACTCAGACTTGGTGTTTTGTGTGAACTTCAGTCCGCAGTTGAACCTGATCGTGTCAGGGTCTTTCGACGAGACGGTTCGAATATGGGAGGTGAAGACCAGGAGGTGCCTCCACGCGATCTGTGCCCACTCCATGCCCGTCACGTCTGTGAGCTTCAACCGGGACGGCTCGCTCATCGTCTCTGCCAGCCACGACGGCACATGCAAGATCTGGGACTCCTCCACGGCCACGTGAAGAGATGAGGACGGCTTTGAGGAGGGACACGTGTCCCAGGTTCATATCCTACAGTTTGGGGAGGccaaaagtgttttgatgaattttttgggGTTATATTGGACAAAACGGTGCCATTtaaatgagggcatttttgtctacCTTTGTCCAAAAAATGCATGTGCGAGGCACGTGGGGTCACTTCCGTTtcatcagacggagcaattgaacggaagggggtggattgcaaatttttgcaactttcttaagtgcaattgaagcaatctaaacattggtaccaGGATTGCAAATTCGTGTAAACATCaggggggtaaattgcagttttccttttttttttaacatttataaTCATaacatcaaactttaaaaagtgtcaatttagagtattcatctttcaattttttttattcaatttcaaCCGATCTGTCCTAATTCAACATTAAATCTTAACAGAGAaagtaaaattttcaaaatactcattccttttaagaaaaaaaaaaatgaaaaaattgtgaCTCCTGGTGAGTCACTTGTGACCCGTTGTGGGTCACTTTTTGATCCACGGCAGGTcagacttttttttaaaaaaataataataataatttttaattattgaattaaggtatttttgtaattttataaacatcttaGGGATATAAGGGACATTTTACTCGCTAACATTGAATTTGCACTgaatggttaaaattgaaaaatgaaaacccgaaattgacacattttaaagtttgtAGTTATGATTACGaaaataatgaaagatcagATATtgtaaaagaagttttttttgttttttttttttttttttttttttttacaatcttTCATTACCATTATAGTTATAAACTTATATATCTAGCTTCTATGCGGTAGTGAAAACTTTCACATATGTGCTGTGATATGtatttgagaaatgattaaGGGAGGACCTTTAACCGTTCCCTCTCACCctcttttatataaaaaaaatcaattttattcaaaaagaaaaaaaaaacaataaaaagtgcactttttaaataaattaaattttttattaaaaaggagGTGAGAGATACGGTTAAAGGTCCTTCCAAGCCATCCCCTGCCCAGCCCTTTCATACGTGGAAAGGGCCTATTTccttttaataatttctttttttttaaaaaaaaaaaaaaaaaaaaaaaaagtcgaatTTTGAAACCAGTGCAATGCGTCTTCTTCTATATCCATTTTTTGTTCCCAAAACCATTTCCCTCCCACCCCCCGCGCCAaatctttccctccctctctctctccatctcctctccTCAACCCCATCATGAACCCGCCAGTGTCGACAACTCACGAGCCCGCCACCGTCAACCACTCACGAGCCCGCCACTCCACTGTACGTGCGTTCTCCATCTTCGAccaaaacccaaccaccgtgcgttctccatctccggttcGGATCCGACGACCCAACCACTGTACCGCCATGAGAAGCCCCAGCCGACTCGCCGCCGCTGCCGCCGACGAGCCCATCCAccgtaaggtttttttttttctttttttttaatctttccttttgattttctctccaaatccgGTTTTTTTAGTTGATTTTGGTTGAGATTTGGCTGAGAAAATGAAGGAATTGGAGGGACAGAGTTGGCTGAGATTTGGGCTCCCACAGTACTGGCAACCATTTCCTTCATTTCTGGCCTAGATCTCCCCCATTTCCGGCACCGGTAGCAATCTCTCCCATTTctggttttttgagttgttttttgaTCTGCCTTTTTTAGTTGcttgctgtgatttgtggttttttgctgTTGAGTTTCTGGTTTTTAAAATGCCCTCTTACATGATTGTTTATGCATTATTTGCTATTGGGTTTCTGCTAATAAAATGCCCTCTTACGAAGTTctgttatctttttttttttcttttttttttagtatttttcaagAGAATGGATTATGTGGATGTATCAGTAGTTGGAACTGGTTGTATTTGGATCTTAGAGCAATAACATCCTTTCAATTCGTTGTTTAGTGTTGTGTGTTTGGCAGGATTAGTGATTATTtgctaatttattttctttaggaaACCGGAAAAATGTCAGAAATGAATGTTGTGTGTTTGGCAGGATTACTGATTATTTGGATCCTAGATCTCCCCCATTTTCGGCACCGGTAGCAATCTCCCccatttctgattttttgagTTGTCTTTGGATCTGCATTTTTTACCATAAAAagtgtctttttgtttttatgttttatttttggatctGCCTTTTTTATCAGAATTTTCAACATTCTGGGGTTATAATTGTTAATCGAAAATATACCTCTAGATTAATAATATTTCTGAAAATTCTCTCTTTCCCAGGTTTAGTTTGAAACCAGACAACTGACGAGAACATTTAGGTTATCTATGAATAGTGTGCTTTGATTGACATGCCATATATAATGtcaaaacatttattttatttcattcttttgttttgtttttcattgttttgGTAGAATTTTATACTTTCTGGTAAACAACTTATTACTTAGTGGTCCATTACCATCCTTTGCAACTATATTATTGTTCATGGTTAGGTTGCAAGTTAAAATGTATTATTGGAAAGAAAAGGTTTTCGATTGTTCCTTGATGTGTGAATCAACGAAAAAGCATCAATATTAATCAAATGAAGTAATACTCTTTATGGAGAcagtttagatttttttttattttttttatttttgcttttttcccctttatttattcatttagtCCATGTATTACTTATTATGTCTTGAGTCTCTTCATGTGCGAGAATGACTTTAAATTTGCTTCTTTGTGGTCATTATTAGAGACTATGTGAACTAAGTTTTACAAAATAGTCTTATAGTGCATGTTTGCATATGAAATCAATATTAAGCTTTGAAAAGGTTGAAACTAAGGGTTGATGGCTGAAATCAATATTTACTTCCTGtcaattttagatttttatgcATTACTTGTAAAGTTGATATTCCATTGTTGCTATTGTCTAAGATGTCTTTACATGTTATTTCAGGTGATATTCTTGCTCGAATTTGGTGCTGCCATGTTGAAATCTAAAAgttgtttgtaattttgtgaGCATATATgcacttacttatcaaaaaaaaaaattgtgaacatATATGTTAGTGATTCTTGGATCTGAATGAAGCTGGGGAATATACAGAACAACAGTGATGGAGTTGCTGACTTGGTTGAAAGTGATGGGGTTGCTGACTTGGAGAATATACAGAACAAAAGTTGcaggttttttttgtttatcttgaagccTTTTTGGCTTACTAGTTGTTGACAGTGGATGTAGAGGCTGTTAGTAACTGTTTCTGTGCGTAACAGAACCATTGAGGGTGTACAAATTCTATGGATTCTATTTTGTTAAGAAATGCTTTTATAGGTGGTGTATATTTTGGATCCATTGTACTTCATTGTTGATATATGGAGCAAGTGAGAGCAAATTCACTTTCGATTGATTTGCATTGGCTTTCATTTTGCTTTTATAGGTGGTGTATATTTTGGATCCATTCTGTTTTGTTGAATGTTTATATCTCAGAAATAGTTGATTTGCATTGGCTTTCATGTACTCATCTTTTACATGTAATTGAATGCAAATGCACATAGTGATGTGCTTGGAGATGCTCTTGATTCTCAAGTACTGTGGAAGCTGATGCTCTGGCCTCCTGTTGTCACTCTGGGTATAATTAGGTTTAGACTTTTGTTGGTCCTGCTGGATTGTATGCTACTTTATAGTTTTTTATGATATGGTCATCACTATGGTTGGTCAAGAAGTGGTATTgtaaaaaacccaataaaaagGTTCTGCCAAGGATCACTTAAACAAGCATGCAAATGAGGTATATAGAGAACTGTATAAACTACACACAGACATTTTAGAAGGCCAAAGTCATTAACTAGCaaaacaaacacccaagatgCATTCCACATAAGCAAAAGCAACATTACAATGACATCCAACACTTGTAGTGCTTATCCATTACTCAacattacaacataaaaatttcACTATATTCTAGTGACATATAATGCTAAACAAAATTTTATggataaaagaaaaacacattTAGTCTATTTCAACCACCAACTTCATTCGACATTTAGCAacttccatttccatttcttccttgcacttgcatttttccttttccattgtATTGCTCTTCACAACTGCAGCTTGTAgcctttctttttcatcttttagGCACATGTATTTATCCTTCAACCGGTTCAAAACTTTTCCGCCATGCTCGTATATGAAAGGATCATTAACCTAATCAAAATATTTACATGCACAACCATGCTacaaatataatcaaaattaGTAAACTTTCTATGATGAACAAAGGCTCAATTTTATACACAAAATCAATAAGTACTTCTGTCACTGGCAACACTTTCTCATGAGTATGTGTTGTAGGATGGATCACTCATCTTCGTCTACTAGCAAATAAGATAATCATtacgcgcgcgcgcgcgcacacacacacatcaaaAGAGAGCATAAAAATGTCCATTTACAACACCATCCTCTGTTTTTTGCTGACTGCTTAAACCTTCCTACACCCATCTTTAAATTGGTTCTCTACCTAAAGCAATCCTAGTTTAGAAGGACAACAAGTTAAACACAATACATAGTCAAGGCCTCCTAATCAATTTTCCACTGAAAGATACAAAATCCAACTAATTGGGAGTAATACTTGTAAACTGTTGTCCAAAGCTGTAAATAAAGTGCCAACAACTTCAACAATAAACACCACGTCTATTTTCCACAACATGATTAAGTCTCTTAAGTGCTCATACCACACTATATCCATCAAAACAACCtaaaattgcaaataaaaagaaaacaaagaacgAGAAGAAAAAGACTAAGCATTGTTTGTATTAATAATCTAAGATAAATCACGGTTGCAAGTGTTGgttctttcaaaaaaagaaaaaaaaaaagaaaaaaaaaagtcatttgcCATGATACGAGTGATCTATTAGCAAGAATAAGTACACAAAATCAGCCATGATACGAGTGACAACTTTTTCTACAACcacaaaaccaagcacaattcAGTTCAGACATTTTGTCGAACACCAGGCGAGCATCTTCAAGAAtcaaaaaaagacaacaaaaacaacaaaaaattatcacaaccacaaaaccaagcacaattcGGTTCAAACATTTTGTTGAACACCCAGCGAGCAtcttcaagaaccaaaaaaagacaacaaacacaacaaaaatgCAGGAATggataaattattcttattaattTGTTCATACTATtgcccacccaaaaaaaaaaaaaatgcaggaatggagaaattcaaaattttatcaaCATGAACTGTAAAAGTATATGATATCGTGAAGTTATCATAAATTATTCACTATTATTTTACATGGAACATTCATTCATTGGTCAATTAGATAATATTGACTTTCTATAACAGGTGCAATCCACTCCATAATTCCAATTATCTAACTGGTTCACACTAATATAATTGAAGAATTTTAACCTTAGGTGCACCCAAATTATCTGAAAGTAACTAGCCTCACATAAACCGGGCCCAATTTACTGGCATAGAGAAACATCCTAGATACACTAGTGCATTCACAAGAGCCACAAGGGAATGAACAAAACaagtacttttatttttttattttttccatcaTTCTTTAAAAAACAGCAGACAACAAAATAGCAGGtacaaaaacacccaaaatgaAAGTCAAAACTAccaaatcaatatatatttagATTCTGCATAAGTTACTTTTACAAATGCAATTTCCGCTAAACAATTGTTATGTTTTCTCTAATCATTGAACAATTCATTGTGGCTTTTCGAGGAGGCTAACCTTTTTTTGCATGAAATCATCTTGCTTACATAACTAGAAATGAATGGAGCTAAGTAGTGATTACTCATTTCTCTAATACAAAATGCAACGTGAAAGTACATTTGAAGTGAAAATTGCAGTCTTGAAATATACTCACAAGCTATATCAAAGTTTAGAACCAATCAGTAAACCAGTTCCTCATTCTAAAGTTTAACAAAGGTCTAATTTTAAACCAATTAAACTTAACAAAGGTCTAATTTTAAACCAGTTAAACTATTCATTGATGGCTCAGTTTGAGTTTtgacaaaaacaaatacaaacctAAGAACATCCAAATCCATATATGATTTTCAAACCCAACTATATTGAGAATAATGGAACTGAGATTCTAGATCCAAAAACAAGTGGAAAAACGAGATCTTTTTGATACTACCATAGGAGAgaaaaaatcgaaaaaaaaaaaggaaaaaaaaaaaagaaaaaagaaaaaagaaaaagaagaaaaccttACCTCTTTTGATGGCTGGGCTTGGTCGGCGAAAGGTGGTGGAAGCTCGGTTGGAGATGGAAGACGGCCAGAGATCGCCATCGGTGCCTGAAATGGGGGAAATGGGAGAATGTTAGTCGGCGGTGTAGACGGCCAAAAAATGCAGGTCGGAGCCAAAAAAGGGGGGAGAACGGCCGGAACGGGGGAAATGGGTCGCCGGACTTGGTGGAGAGAAATTTTCGGTCTTGCTCGATGGGGAAAAATTTTAGCTTTGGGGGAAAATGACTAAATGTCTGGTTTAGCAAAATgatttttgggtttctttttattattattattaaaagggAAAAGGCCTTTTCACGTAGGAAAGGGTCGAGCAAGCCGTCCCTTGCTTATCATTACCCTTTCTCTAcgtatttaggaaaaaaatgatTGGTGGGGACAAACAACCGTCCTCTATCccctctttttaattttttaataaaaaaaaaattaagatttgtGTTTTGATGGTCACattaaaagacaaatttttatttttatttttatttttttatttaagaagtAAAAAGATGATGATGGACAACAGAAAACCGTCCCATGTATCAGCCCTCTATTTAGGGTCCAAAAGCAGCTAGCTACCAAAGGAGTTTAAAGCAAAAAACTGACACCGCCTACCAAAAAGTCACTTTTCCGTGACTTTACTCCATTTCTTTGTACTTTACTGAGTTTACTCCCTTCCTTTCTTAACCaagccttgtttttttttttttttggtccaaagCCATGCACAGACGGACAAAcctgttttatttttgtcttcttctccTTGTAATGCTAATGCTTGGCCAAGTTAACGAAACCCTTCTTGAGGTGCTCTCTCATGAACAACAAGCTCACATGATGCTTGCCATTTCAGATTGATGGAAGTTAACAAGGCctcttttattcttcttctttttgtacGAAGCCTCTACACACAGacctctatttttctttttctttttctcttagcTTGTACGAAGCCTCTACGCCTCCaacactttcttcttctttgtttcttttcttttctttttttttttcatgcaaaaGACTTCTTTTTTACTCACCCAAAAACCTatgttgaaagaaaacataatcgaatgaaaaaataaagacaaaagcagaaataataaaatggagataagaaattttatatagttcggtctatgacctatgtCTATAGAATAAAGCTCAAAAAgttacattatgctcttattactTGACTGATTTACAATACGGAATACTCCTATTTATTGGAGAATTGAGATAGGTAGGCtgtagattatgattatcaaaacattaataaaacaattagcaggagtctctaatattattggtgATACATTTtacatttcaatacaaataaaactcatataattctgaacactctaaaaaaaaaaaatacatagcaaactaaacaaaatggctaaaaatcgagtaaatcatacaaacaaaaacaaaaatactccataaaacattcaaatgaactaaaaa contains the following coding sequences:
- the LOC133860067 gene encoding COMPASS-like H3K4 histone methylase component WDR5B gives rise to the protein MDRSEPDKMTMEDTYLSQQIRNIIYVWWSAHVKTLRGHSDLVFCVNFSPQLNLIVSGSFDETVRIWEVKTRRCLHAICAHSMPVTSVSFNRDGSLIVSASHDGTCKIWDSSTAT